A window of Phragmites australis chromosome 2, lpPhrAust1.1, whole genome shotgun sequence genomic DNA:
AATCAAGGTaaaatatttacatgtatagTCAACGAGAAGATATGGTTACAATTGTTTCCATCTCTCTTACCTTCCTTCTCCAATTTCATGCAGCGCCTTAGCGACTCGCGGCATCCTCCTGCTAACATAGCAGGTGTCCTGGAGCGTGCTTCCTCAATGCTGCATCCAAGCTGTCCGGAGAACCTCGCAATCTACAAAGACATAGAGAGTTATCTCTCTGTCATAGCGAACCAGATACTTGCGCTTGTGCCAACAACATTGGGCAATGGTCCTGCCTTGTCGTACCTGTGACGGCCCCGGCCAGATAGATTTTCCACTAATTTCTTCCAGGCCCAGCAGTCGAACACGCTACTTCCTCTGTTGTTAGTTCAAAACGCACGGGTTTTGCTGCCGTCTGACTGTGACTTGATGTTATGGAGAAGTCATGTTGAATGGCAGCAAAGCATAGCATATGCGGCGTTGGATCATTGACTATGTAGCTCCCTTGTAACCTGTGTATAGACTTGCATGAATAGGTTATAGATCTTTCAGCTTTTGTAGTCTGGTTTTTGTCAAATACAGATTCAGGATAGCGGAGTAGTCTGGTATTTGTCAAATACAGATTCAGGATAGCGGAGATCATCTGACATTGTAGTGAATAATGTGATGTCTAATTTGATAGAATAATATCTTGTTTTTTGTAGACCATGATAGGAAATTTATGTATTAAAGTTAGGGAGGCAGGACCCCTTCACTATGATACGTCGTGCGACTTTGTTTGCATTTTATTTTTGGAGGAAGTTATTGTACACTACAATCTAAAGAACTTTATAGACAGAGAGATAACTCCGGAAATAAGATTCGGTATCTTTCATTGAGACATGTTGTACAGGTCGTTACCTGTGTAAATTCATTGAAACCTGAGGGGTTTTATGAAATTTGGACGCCTGCCTTCTTTAACTCATCGAATGGGCTTGATGCTCATTCAATCTATCGGTCCATATGTATATGAGGCCGGGAGGGGGGATCTGGGTTACCCGTGCACCACCTGTAGCCGACGTTCACATGTAATATCTCGTCTCTAAAATTTGTTTACAGTCTAATCTACGTATATGGACGAtccgtgtgtatatatatatatatatataatatcttTTACATTTTTGTTTCCGTTACGTGTAAAAGAGTTAAATCGGATGTGCTATATTTGCAACACAGAAGCTTATAAACCGGTCTGGAACTATTTTAAACTACTAAGTTGTTACTAAACCCATCACACCAAAATAATTGAACAACACGGATCGAAAACAGAAACACTAATGGATCGGGTACACTCATCCCTCCCCTTCAGGGCTGACGTTCTCAGTAGCTTACCTCTTCATGCATGACAAACAAATACAAGATCTTCCATCGGTGTCACGGTCATGCCATGTCCACTCCACAGGCCAATACGTATGTACTCGTGTAAGGAGGGTTGACTCTGAATGCCATCTATAACACTCCGCATTCAAAATTCGCTTACATCCCAGTCCACTTATAGGGTGAGCCCGCATACATAtagcttatttttttcatccatGTTTTATGTAAAAGGGTTAACCTGGAGATGCTATATTTGGAATATAGAAGCTTATAAGCTGGCCCAAACCTATTAAAGCTATCAAGGTAATACTAAACCCACCACAACATAACACTTAGACTATATGGTCCGAAACTAGAAACATTAATAGATCGGGTATTACATCATTCCTATATGCACTAGGTGCCGTCGGAAGGGGTGCCGTCAGCATTGAGCTCAAGAGCCACTAGATTCCATGGGTGGCGAACAAGTCCCGGACGTCGGTTGGCCACCCCCGCCACCATGCAGCAGACATGGCGAGCAGGAGATGGTGCTGCAACGGAGGTGGCTGGGACGGACACAATGACATTGTCGACGTGGTGAAGCACCGAGGAGGCGTAGAAGGGAGAGGCACCGCAATGGGCTTCCATGGTTGTGAAGGTCACCCTCGCCTCTGCGGTGACTAGGCGGCCACCAGACCTGATGGATCTGGTGCCGTTGGAGGCCATCGCCGCAACCGTGAAGGAGACGacgacctccctcccctccccccctcgGGATTTGGTGGATCCACCATCGAGGGTGAACGGGAAGGAGGAGCATGTCGGTGTTGAGGTTGTGCCGCCTTCATCGTCATTCGGGAGGGACGCTACCATCTGAGCTGTGTTGTGGACACACTCGCCAACAAGTGGCATTGCATCTAAGGGTGCCGCCGTCGCACCTTGAAGAGGTGCCCCCACCATGACACGCATTGTGGGTGTCACGCACCCTGTGGTGTGCACCATGGCATGAGTCAACGCGAACACTGTTGTTGTGCACGTTCTGACGTGCACCATGGAGACACTGTCAATTGCCGTGATGAGAGCGATAACCATAGCCAGGACGAAGGTTGTGGTGGGCATAACGGTGATACATGGGACGGTGCGATTggggaagaagatgaaggacaaTATTATATTAGAGGGGTAAGAACTTCATGGATTACGGATGAAGTCATCATTGTTGCTTACCTTGTGAATGTAAAGAACATTGTAGATAAAGAGATGAACTCAAGAAATGAGATACGTCATCTTTCTTTGCATTGAACCTTAAATTTATACATGATGAACATACAAGTTCATGTCCATTCCTTCCGAACCAACATCTCATCCGAAGGGCACATCTCATTGGTTAGTAACAGAAGCCACCTGAATT
This region includes:
- the LOC133898566 gene encoding uncharacterized protein LOC133898566 isoform X1, with the translated sequence MRCALRMRCWFGRNGHELVCSSCINLRFNAKKDDVSHFLSSSLYLQCSLHSQGCVTPTMRVMVGAPLQGATAAPLDAMPLVGECVHNTAQMVASLPNDDEGGTTSTPTCSSFPFTLDGGSTKSRGGEGREVVVSFTVAAMASNGTRSIRSGGRLVTAEARVTFTTMEAHCGASPFYASSVLHHVDNVIVSVPATSVAAPSPARHVCCMVAGVANRRPGLVRHPWNLVALELNADGTPSDGT
- the LOC133898566 gene encoding uncharacterized protein LOC133898566 isoform X2, which produces MFFTFTSVSMVHVRTCTTTVFALTHAMVHTTGCVTPTMRVMVGAPLQGATAAPLDAMPLVGECVHNTAQMVASLPNDDEGGTTSTPTCSSFPFTLDGGSTKSRGGEGREVVVSFTVAAMASNGTRSIRSGGRLVTAEARVTFTTMEAHCGASPFYASSVLHHVDNVIVSVPATSVAAPSPARHVCCMVAGVANRRPGLVRHPWNLVALELNADGTPSDGT